The sequence below is a genomic window from Croceicoccus marinus.
GCCTTCCATCGCCTTCATAAGGGCGCCGCGCCCCGCGCCGGGGGCGAGGTCGATCGGGGTGTCGACGGCGAACAGCTGGAACACGTAATCGTGCTTGCCATGGCCCGTGGGCGGGTCGGGCAGCAGCCATTCGGAATTCTGATAGGAGTTCTTGCCGACCTTGGGCGGAACCTCGCCCTCCATCAGCTTGCCCCGCTGGGGGGCAAGGCCCCATACCAGCCAGTGGCAGAAGGGTTCGGGCGACGGGGCGTCCGGATCCTCGACGATCAGCACCAGTTCCTGTGCGGCGGCCTGGATGTTGTTCCATTCCAGCGGCGGCGCGACGGCGTCCTCCTCGTCAGCGGTGAAGCTGGGGTCCAGTTCCTCGCCATTTTCGAACGCGGCGGAGGTCAGCACCATGCCGCCTGCACCCACCACACCGTCGCCGCCCAGTTTCACGGCGGCCAGCTTGCTATGTCCGGCGCGGACATTGTGCAGGGCGGCGCCAAGCCATTCGGGGACGTGTTCAAGCATCTTGTTCCTTTCGCGCGCGGTTCGCTTGCCATTGTTCAAGAGGGCAACGAGCCCCGGCCCGCGGTCGTTCCAGACCCTAGGCCAAGCACGAAGCGGCGATCCCGGAAAGGGGGCCGCTGCCCGTAATCCCCAACAGAGGCGGGAAAACGCCGGAATCGGCCCGATTCCATGCGCTTGCGCGGTGATTGCGCGGGCAGGATGAACCGCCGGGCAAAGCGAATTTGCTCGCGGCGGCGGCATTTCCGCACGGCAGATGAGTCGCGTGATCGGCGCGCCGGTCGACCGCCTGATCGATTTTGCCTCATGAGCCCGCACTGTTCATCGACCGGTTCGATCACAGCGAGTGGATTTCCGCGCTGGCATTTGCGAGCCGTTCGCAATAGATCCCCGGTGTCTCCACGAAGGAGCGTCACCAGTTCAAGGATCACCCGATGTCCCGCGATCTTGCCAAGACCGTCAGCTTCCTTTGCCTGCACCTGATGGTGGGCTTCGCGGTGGCCTATGCCTTTACCGGCAGCCTTGCGCTGGCAAGCGGGATCGCGCTGGTCGAGCCATGCGTGAACGCGGTGGTGTTCTTCTTCCACGAACGTGCATGGCGCGGCGAGATCCGTTTCCTGGACCTGCTTACCCACCGGCACGGCGCGGCGGCGGCCTAAATCTCGCGAGGCTAATCCGGGCAGGACTGATCCGGGCGGGACCGATCCTAGCGCGAGAGGCGCCGGCGATTGGCCGAAACCTTGGTCTGATAGCGCTGCATTGCGCCGCGCATCGCGGCTTCGGGCGTATTGCCCGCCTGCCCGGTCGCGGCACTCATGCCCAGCAATGCCGCGGTTTCCCATTTTTCCGACACCATGCGCACCGCCTCGCGCTGGGCCACGGCGCCGCCCTGCATCATCCGCATCGAACGCAGCGCGATCACTTGCGAGGATTCGATGCACAGCCGCCACCAGTCGAACGCAAGGCGCGACATCGCGAGCGGGTCCATCATTTGTCCGAATGGCATCTGGCCAAAGGGCATCTGGCCGAACGGCATCATCGTATCGGGCACGGCGGCAGTCGGCGTGGTCACGGTAGGCATGGCGCGCATAATCCTGGAATATGGGGAAAGAGGGCATGCCAGCCATCCGGCGTGCATGGATCCTGCGCTTATCCGCCTCTGCCGCCCGACATACAAGCGCTATCGCTGCGCGCCGGAACATCGGCCGCGCTCGCGCGCTGTTCGGACACAGGACATCCCGTCTGGAAGGAACCCCGATATGACCGTCAATAGTGCAACCGCCCGCTACGAAGGCCTTGGCAAGGATGGCAAGGGCCATGTCGCCACGAAGTCCGGCGCGCTCGATGCGCCCTATGGCTTCAACAGCCGCTTCGAATCGGGCCCCGGCACCAACCCCGAGGAAATGATCGCCGCCGCCCATGCCAGCTGCTTCACCATGGCGACCAGCTTCGCGCTGGCCAAGGCGGGGCATACCGATGGCATGCTGGACACCAACTGCGACGTGACGCTAGAAAAGGACGGCGACGGCTTCACCGTGACGAAAAGCGCGCTGAGCATGAAGGCCAGGGTCGCCGGCATGGACAAGGCCGAGTTCGAGAAAATCGCCGCCGAAGCCAAGGCGAACTGCCCGATCTCGAAACTGCTGAGCTGCGAGATCACGCTGGAAACCGAATTCGAGGGCTGAGCGATCGGACCGAGAACCTGTCCCCATCCGGTTGACACAGGCGACACATCCTACAGGGTGTGTCGCCCCTCTCCGCGCCCCGGAATTGCGCGGGTTTCCCGCCTTCGGTTGGCACCGGGCGGAGGCGGGAAAATGCGCGGGATGGCGGGCGTTCGGCATGAGGCCAGCGGTCGCATTTCGCCGCCATGTAGGACAGTGGTTTCTGCACGCCGCAAGGCCCCCACCGAAGGAGCATGGCGGCCATGACGCGGCAGCTTGTCATCACCGGCTTCCAGCCCTTTCCCGGCGTGGCCGAGAACCCGACCGAGGTGCTGGTCCGCTCGCTGGACTCATGCGGCGATCCGGTCCTGCAACGGGCGGAGGCTGTCATCGTGCCGACGCGCTATGGCGATGCGCCCGCCGCGCTGCGATCCGTTCTGGCCAGCCCGCCGCGCGTGCTGATCATGACCGGCTTCAGCGCGCGCGCCGCCGGGCTGGTGCTGGAAAGCCGCGCCAGCAACGCCTGCACCGCGGCGCTTCCCGATGCGAGAGGCGCGATGCCCCCCGAAAGCGCCGATCCGCTGCATCATTTGCCCGCGCGTTGCGACATCGACGATCTGTGCGCCGCGGTGGAAAGCGCCGGGCTGGCCTGCGCGCCGTCGGACGATGCGGGCGGCTATGTGTGCAATCACCTCTATTACCACGCGCTGGCGGCGCTGGACGAAAGCGGCGCCGATACGCGCGCATTGTTCGTGCATATACCGGCGCTGGCGGGCAGTGCGCTGGCCGCAACGAGCGCCGCCGCGCTGGAACTGGCCGACCTGCAGCGCGGGCTGGGCGTGCTGGCGGGCGAATTGCTGCGCTGAGGAGCGGGGCTTGGCGTGCTGCGCTTCACTGGCCTACAGCCCGCCTGATGAATGACCGACCTTCAATCCTGACGATCCTTGTCGACGCCGACGCCTGCCCGGTGAAGGACGAGATCTACCGCGTCGCCGCGCGCTATCGCGCCGAGGTTTTCGTCGTCAGCAATGCCGCGTTCCGCATTCCGCAGGATCCCAGCATCCACCGCGTGGTGGTGGATGACGGGTTCGACGCCGCCGACGACTGGATCGCCGAGGAAGCGGCGCGGGTCGGCCCGCGCTGCGTGGTCGTCACCGCCGACATATTGCTGGCCGACCGCTGCCTGAAGGCGGGCGCCAGGGTGCTGGCGCATAATGGCAAGATCTTCGACAAGGCCGGGATCGGCAGCGCGGTCGCGATGCGCGCGATCATGGCCGATCTGCGGTCGGGCATGGACGGCGTGACCGGCGGGCCTCCGCCGTTCGGCAAGGCGGACCGATCGAATTTCCTGCAGGCATTGGACCGGGTTATGGTGGCGCTGTCGCGGATGCCGGGCTGAACAAGCGGGTTTATCTGCGAGCCGGTCCGGGCGCCGCAGAATTCGTGCCATGTTATCGGCGGTTACCGCTATGATGCGGGCGGGGGCATTCCGCCCCGATTGGAACGGACATGGCCAAGGGCCAACGCAAGTCGAACAAGGAAATCCGCAAACCCAAGGCCGAAAAGGGGCCCAAGACGAACGCCTCGCAGCCCAGCCTGAAGCCGGGCGGGATCAAGGGGCTGGAGAATTTGAAGAACGGCTGATCGCAGCCTCGTCCGGCGGCATGGACCGCCGGACAGCGCAGCCGGGCTTCAGCGCGCCTTGTGCGCGGCGATCGCCTCGTCGATCTGGACGATGCGCTGGCGTTCGGGCGAATCCTTGGGCAGCCCCTTCAGGCGGCAGGTCGCCCACAGCTGGCGGCGTTCGGATTCGAGATTCTTGAGATAGAGATCGGCCATGAGCGCTCCTATGCGCGTTTCGCGCCGCGCTGGCTAGTCGGGCGGATCGGTACTTCGTCGGCGCGCGGCCATCTACGGTTCGGCTCAGTCGCCGCCGCCCGCCAGCCGCCGATGCTCGTCGACCGAGCGGCGCATCTCGGCGGCCTGCAGCTTGAGCGCCTTGTTCGACAGGCGAATCTCGCGCCCCTGCTGGAAGAAGCCCAGCACCAGCCACAGGAACGCCAGCGGACTGGACACGCCGCCCAGGAAGTCGCCAAGCTCGTTCAGGTCGAGGCTGGCGGGGTTCTGCCCCTGCGCCCACAGATAGATCACCAGCCCCGCGACCTAGATCGCGGTCAGCACCAGCCCGATGCGCGGCAGGCTGCGGCGCTCGCGGTCCTCGTCCAGCGCCGCGTCGGTGGTTATCGCGCTTGTTTCGGTCATGGCCCCCTGCCCTTTCGTTCGCAGCTATCTGCCACCCCTGTAGGCGGTCACCTTGATCTCGACCAGCGCGCTCGGTTCGTACAGAGCGGTGATGCCGATGGCGGTCCATGCCGGGAAAGGCGCCTTGACGTAGCGGTTCTTGACCTCGGCAAATGTGTCGATCTGGGCGGGGAGATCGGTGTGGAAGGTCTGGATCTCGACCACGTCGTCCCAGCCGACCCCGGCGCGTTCCAGCGTGCGGGCGATCCGGTCGAATGCGCGGGCGAAGCCGGGTTCCATGCCCTCATCGCCGTCCGCGGGCCCGGCGACGACGCCCGACAGGATCACCAGATCGCCGGCGACGACCGCGTCCGAATAGCCCACCGCCTGCTGGAACGCGAGCGCGTCGGGGTCTTCGGGCATGATGGTCTGCTTGGCGTCCTGAGCCGATGCGGCTTGGGGGCCGAAGATCGCCAGCGTCAGCGCGGCAGCCGAAAAGAACGCACGCGACATGGGCAAATTCCCCCTGAATGGAGGGGGACGTGGCAGCCTCCCCCTGCAAAAAAGGGGAGACTGCACCGGTCATGTCAGCAGGGCAAGGCGATCAGTCCTTGGCCGGAACGTAGAGGTCGCCGCCGTCGCGGTATTTCTCGGCCATTTCCTCCATGCCTTCCTCGGCGCTGCGGCGTTCGGCGGGCGGGGTTTCGCCCTTCAGGTTCTCGCTGGCGAGGAAGCTGTCGGAATTCTGCTTGGCGGCGAATTCGCGCACTTCCTGGCTGATCTTCATCGAGCAGAAC
It includes:
- a CDS encoding YbhB/YbcL family Raf kinase inhibitor-like protein codes for the protein MLEHVPEWLGAALHNVRAGHSKLAAVKLGGDGVVGAGGMVLTSAAFENGEELDPSFTADEEDAVAPPLEWNNIQAAAQELVLIVEDPDAPSPEPFCHWLVWGLAPQRGKLMEGEVPPKVGKNSYQNSEWLLPDPPTGHGKHDYVFQLFAVDTPIDLAPGAGRGALMKAMEGHVVSLAILSATYERGGEIKDWDDIDLEDED
- a CDS encoding DUF2061 domain-containing protein, whose protein sequence is MSRDLAKTVSFLCLHLMVGFAVAYAFTGSLALASGIALVEPCVNAVVFFFHERAWRGEIRFLDLLTHRHGAAAA
- a CDS encoding OsmC family protein, with amino-acid sequence MTVNSATARYEGLGKDGKGHVATKSGALDAPYGFNSRFESGPGTNPEEMIAAAHASCFTMATSFALAKAGHTDGMLDTNCDVTLEKDGDGFTVTKSALSMKARVAGMDKAEFEKIAAEAKANCPISKLLSCEITLETEFEG
- a CDS encoding YaiI/YqxD family protein, with product MNDRPSILTILVDADACPVKDEIYRVAARYRAEVFVVSNAAFRIPQDPSIHRVVVDDGFDAADDWIAEEAARVGPRCVVVTADILLADRCLKAGARVLAHNGKIFDKAGIGSAVAMRAIMADLRSGMDGVTGGPPPFGKADRSNFLQALDRVMVALSRMPG
- a CDS encoding RidA family protein, coding for MSRAFFSAAALTLAIFGPQAASAQDAKQTIMPEDPDALAFQQAVGYSDAVVAGDLVILSGVVAGPADGDEGMEPGFARAFDRIARTLERAGVGWDDVVEIQTFHTDLPAQIDTFAEVKNRYVKAPFPAWTAIGITALYEPSALVEIKVTAYRGGR